A genome region from Aquisalimonas asiatica includes the following:
- a CDS encoding sensor histidine kinase yields MTLDLGVISAAVVGYLLLLFLIAYVTDRQWLPAWLTRNPVVYVLSLGVYATTWSYYGSVGFAQDQGLNFLTIYLGVTLAFVLTPVLLMPILRLTRTYQLTSVADLFAFRFNSQWAGVLVTLLMLAGVLPYIALQIRAVAESTQVLTPESSPHVLAFWFMVLVTVFTMIFGARHVSPREHHAGLVAAIAFESLMKLVALLLVAGVAVWQAFGGIGGMHAWLADNPDQLEALYAPAREGPWTSLLVLTFAAAFLLPRQFHMLFAENQNPRDLNLASWAFPLFLLALTLVIPPILWAATVLQPGTPADYHVLGLSLASGSPALALLAYLGGISAASAMIVVSTLAISAMTLNHLVLPLAGPQPHRDLYGALRWARRVVMVTVIAAGYGFYLILEPTAGLVGWGLISFLAMAQLLPGIVGLLFWPRATSHGFIAGLLGGACVWVFTVLLPPVTGDSTMLWMGLPSADGDQPAVYQSATFWSLAINSVLFVIVSLLSRPDEREREAAAVCRDLNPTLPVGDLRARSPQQFVKRLASVMGKSAARKEVEKAVRERGLHWDETRPSHLHGLRAQIERNISGMMGPVLARMIVDEQLQMDTRSRTALAQNVRLIEDRLETSRTRLRGLAAELDRLRRYHRQIIEDLPLGVCAVAQGGRLVRWNPAIAELTRIPMSDVIGRRLDELPDPWGPLLASFLSSDASHWHRQEIQTNDHARWYSLHKAAIDDPSSSNRSTDTVLLVEDLTEVSVLEQELAHSERLASIGRLAAGVAHEIGNPVTGISCLAQELRDEDTDEERTNAIAEEVLNQAQRINNIVQSLVRYAHGGVGSQRPPEPVDLRQTVEEAMRLTTLSRRARFVRFDNELPEGVTISGEPQQLVQVFVNLFSNAADACADRDDEGAIRISLEHYGDGWINVHVRDNGGGIPDDVLDHVLEPFVTTKRPGYGTGLGLPLVYNIVREHGGEVLVDSNTTGTCITLRLRPDIPLAGQNPAVADGQSRS; encoded by the coding sequence ATGACACTTGATCTCGGCGTCATTTCGGCAGCAGTCGTCGGCTATCTGCTGCTGCTCTTCCTGATTGCGTATGTCACCGACCGGCAATGGCTGCCAGCGTGGCTGACCCGCAATCCGGTGGTCTACGTACTCTCGCTGGGTGTCTACGCCACCACCTGGAGTTACTACGGCAGCGTCGGCTTCGCCCAGGATCAGGGACTGAATTTTCTCACCATCTATCTGGGGGTGACGCTCGCGTTCGTGCTGACGCCCGTGCTGCTCATGCCCATTCTGCGGCTGACACGGACCTACCAGCTCACTTCGGTGGCGGACCTGTTCGCATTCCGTTTCAACAGTCAGTGGGCCGGCGTGCTGGTCACGCTGCTCATGCTGGCCGGGGTATTGCCCTATATTGCGCTGCAGATCCGGGCGGTGGCCGAATCGACGCAGGTGCTGACACCGGAGTCCTCCCCGCATGTGCTGGCGTTCTGGTTCATGGTGCTGGTCACCGTGTTCACCATGATCTTCGGCGCACGCCATGTTTCACCCCGGGAGCACCACGCCGGCCTGGTGGCGGCGATCGCATTCGAGTCGCTGATGAAGCTCGTGGCGCTGCTCCTGGTGGCCGGAGTGGCCGTGTGGCAGGCATTCGGTGGCATCGGTGGCATGCACGCGTGGCTGGCCGACAACCCGGACCAACTGGAGGCGCTCTACGCCCCTGCCCGGGAGGGTCCCTGGACAAGCCTGCTGGTTCTCACGTTCGCCGCGGCATTCCTGCTTCCGCGGCAATTCCACATGCTGTTCGCGGAGAACCAGAACCCCCGTGACCTGAATCTGGCCAGCTGGGCATTCCCGCTGTTCCTGCTGGCGCTGACGCTCGTGATTCCGCCCATTCTCTGGGCGGCCACTGTCCTGCAGCCCGGCACGCCCGCCGACTACCACGTCCTCGGGCTGTCACTTGCCAGCGGCAGCCCCGCGCTCGCGCTGCTGGCCTACCTCGGCGGGATTTCCGCCGCCAGCGCCATGATCGTCGTCAGCACCCTGGCCATATCGGCGATGACGCTGAACCACCTGGTACTCCCTCTGGCCGGGCCACAACCTCACCGGGACCTCTACGGCGCGCTGCGTTGGGCCCGGCGCGTGGTCATGGTGACGGTGATCGCAGCCGGCTACGGCTTCTACCTGATTCTCGAGCCCACCGCGGGACTGGTGGGCTGGGGCCTGATCTCCTTTCTGGCCATGGCGCAGCTGCTGCCGGGCATTGTCGGTCTGCTGTTCTGGCCGCGCGCCACCAGTCACGGCTTCATCGCGGGCCTGCTCGGGGGCGCGTGCGTCTGGGTGTTCACCGTGCTGCTTCCCCCTGTCACCGGCGACAGCACCATGCTCTGGATGGGGCTGCCCTCAGCGGACGGGGACCAGCCAGCGGTCTACCAGTCGGCCACGTTCTGGTCACTGGCCATCAACAGCGTGCTGTTCGTGATCGTGTCGCTGCTCAGCCGTCCCGACGAGCGCGAGCGGGAGGCCGCGGCCGTCTGCCGGGATCTCAACCCCACCCTGCCCGTGGGCGACCTGCGCGCCCGCTCGCCGCAGCAGTTCGTGAAACGGCTGGCGTCGGTGATGGGCAAGTCCGCCGCCCGCAAGGAGGTGGAGAAGGCCGTGCGTGAACGGGGGCTGCACTGGGATGAGACACGGCCCAGCCACCTGCACGGCCTGCGCGCACAGATCGAGCGCAACATCTCCGGGATGATGGGGCCGGTACTGGCGCGGATGATCGTGGATGAGCAGCTGCAGATGGACACCCGCAGCCGCACCGCCCTGGCCCAGAACGTCCGCCTGATCGAGGACCGGCTGGAGACCTCGCGCACCCGCCTGCGTGGCCTGGCGGCGGAACTGGACCGCCTCCGGCGCTATCACCGCCAGATCATCGAGGATCTCCCGCTCGGCGTGTGTGCCGTCGCCCAGGGTGGTCGGCTGGTGCGCTGGAACCCTGCCATCGCGGAACTCACGCGCATCCCCATGTCCGACGTCATCGGCCGTCGACTGGATGAACTCCCGGACCCGTGGGGGCCGCTGCTGGCGTCGTTCCTGAGTTCCGACGCCAGTCACTGGCACCGGCAGGAAATCCAGACCAACGACCACGCACGCTGGTACAGCCTGCACAAGGCGGCGATCGACGACCCGTCCAGCAGCAACCGCAGCACAGACACCGTATTGCTCGTGGAAGATCTCACGGAGGTGTCGGTGCTGGAGCAGGAGCTTGCCCACAGCGAACGGCTCGCCTCCATTGGCCGCCTCGCAGCCGGTGTTGCCCACGAGATCGGCAACCCGGTCACCGGCATCTCCTGCCTTGCCCAGGAGCTGCGGGATGAAGACACCGACGAGGAGCGCACCAACGCCATCGCCGAGGAAGTCCTGAACCAGGCCCAGCGGATCAACAACATCGTCCAGAGCCTGGTGCGTTACGCCCACGGCGGTGTCGGCAGCCAGCGGCCGCCGGAGCCGGTGGATCTGCGCCAGACGGTGGAGGAAGCCATGCGGCTCACGACCCTGAGCCGGCGCGCCCGCTTCGTCCGGTTCGACAACGAGCTCCCCGAGGGGGTGACCATCAGCGGCGAGCCCCAGCAGCTCGTCCAGGTGTTCGTGAATCTCTTCAGCAACGCCGCCGATGCCTGTGCAGACCGCGACGACGAGGGAGCGATCCGCATCAGCCTGGAACACTACGGTGACGGCTGGATCAACGTCCACGTGCGCGACAACGGCGGCGGCATTCCCGACGACGTGCTCGACCATGTGCTCGAGCCGTTCGTCACCACCAAGCGCCCGGGCTACGGCACCGGCCTGGGGCTGCCACTGGTGTACAACATCGTCCGCGAGCATGGCGGCGAAGTGCTGGTGGACAGCAACACCACCGGCACATGCATCACCTTGCGACTGCGCCCCGACATCCCACTGGCCGGGCAGAACCCCGCCGTGGCCGACGGGCAATCACGGTCCTGA
- the queF gene encoding preQ(1) synthase — translation MSTQPSRELETFPNPQPERDYTIRMRIPEFTCLCPKTGQPDFATIHLEYVPDRDCVELKSLKLYIWSFRDQGAFHEQVTHDMLSDLVAATKPRFMRVTGEFYVRGGIDTTVIAEHRAPGWTPPQPVVLP, via the coding sequence ATGTCCACACAACCGAGCCGCGAACTTGAGACCTTCCCCAACCCGCAGCCGGAGCGGGACTACACCATCCGCATGCGCATTCCGGAGTTCACCTGCCTGTGCCCGAAGACCGGCCAGCCGGACTTCGCCACCATCCACCTGGAATACGTACCGGACCGGGACTGCGTGGAGCTGAAGTCGCTGAAGCTCTATATCTGGTCCTTCCGGGATCAGGGCGCGTTTCACGAGCAGGTCACCCACGACATGCTGAGCGATCTGGTCGCCGCGACCAAGCCGCGCTTCATGCGCGTCACCGGTGAGTTCTACGTGCGCGGCGGCATCGACACCACGGTGATTGCCGAGCACCGCGCCCCGGGCTGGACACCGCCGCAGCCGGTGGTCCTGCCCTGA
- the gluQRS gene encoding tRNA glutamyl-Q(34) synthetase GluQRS: MGADAGYRGRFAPSPTGPLHFGSLVAALGSCLEARRHAGEWLLRIDDIDPPREQPGAADAILHTLERFGFEHDGPVLYQSTRHDAYRAAVDTLHDRGRVFPCGCTRKEVLSAGVPGVNGVLYPGTCRNGLPDGRSARTWRARVQGTITFEDRFQGAVVCDLEAEIGDFLVQRADALPAYHLAAAVDDMASGITHVIRGHDLLACTPPQRFLMEQLGGTPPAYGHLPLAVNPDGRKLSKQNMAPPLDDATPAPQLVAALDMLHQRPPADLGRAAVATVWEWALAHWTPDRLHGVAHRTITPASP, encoded by the coding sequence ATGGGTGCCGACGCCGGCTACCGCGGCCGCTTCGCCCCCAGCCCGACGGGCCCCCTGCACTTCGGATCACTGGTGGCGGCGCTGGGGTCCTGCCTGGAGGCCCGCCGTCACGCCGGCGAATGGCTGCTGCGCATCGACGACATCGACCCGCCCCGGGAGCAGCCCGGGGCGGCGGACGCCATTCTGCACACACTGGAGCGGTTCGGCTTCGAACACGACGGCCCGGTGCTCTACCAGAGCACACGCCACGACGCCTATCGCGCCGCCGTGGACACGCTCCATGACCGCGGCCGGGTGTTCCCCTGCGGCTGTACCCGCAAGGAGGTGCTGAGCGCGGGCGTACCCGGGGTCAATGGCGTGCTCTACCCCGGCACGTGCCGCAACGGCCTGCCCGACGGCAGGAGCGCCCGGACCTGGCGGGCGCGCGTGCAGGGCACGATCACCTTCGAGGACCGTTTCCAGGGGGCGGTCGTCTGTGACCTGGAGGCGGAGATCGGTGACTTTCTGGTACAGCGGGCGGATGCGCTGCCGGCTTACCACCTGGCGGCGGCCGTCGATGACATGGCCTCCGGGATCACCCATGTGATCCGTGGCCACGATCTGCTGGCGTGCACGCCACCCCAGCGTTTTCTCATGGAACAGCTTGGCGGCACACCCCCCGCCTACGGCCACCTGCCACTGGCCGTGAACCCGGACGGCCGCAAGCTCAGCAAACAGAACATGGCGCCGCCCCTGGATGACGCCACGCCCGCCCCGCAGCTCGTCGCCGCGCTGGACATGCTGCACCAGCGGCCACCGGCGGACCTGGGCCGTGCAGCCGTTGCCACCGTGTGGGAATGGGCGCTGGCGCACTGGACCCCGGACCGCCTCCACGGGGTCGCCCACCGGACGATCACCCCGGCATCCCCCTGA